A genomic region of Anopheles coustani chromosome 3, idAnoCousDA_361_x.2, whole genome shotgun sequence contains the following coding sequences:
- the LOC131269462 gene encoding angiopoietin-4-like codes for MKQMEDSMNGRYETLQDKLAELKQNHTLAKDDVFQELSSTQEKYESLQSTLMELENNITARDDSLQAIERSIKELERDVKERDETQNGNLIEIKKQVQAKNNTLLEMIRNMTRLEDHSKVKLEELEANLNKLQNETELIKNYSIPSSCKSISSKQTGSYTIHLGNGQFKTVYCEQVAFDGGWIVFQYRFNGKVDFYRTWDEYRDGFGTLDGEFWLGLKYLHQLTSTRKHELMVEVKDYDGNYGYAKYDHFEIGSEAEKFVLKIGNYIGTAGDSMASNQGMKFTTKDSDNDSSLSAFQKKSSSNEDPPEMGQPTHQPPC; via the exons ATGAAG CAAATGGAAGATTCTATGAACGGGAGATATGAAACGCTGCAAGACAAGCTTGCTGAATTAAAGCAGAATCATACTCTTGCTAAGGATGACGTTTTCCAGGAGTTGAGTTCGACTCAGGAAAAGTATGAAAGTCTACAGAGCACGTTGATGGAATTGGAGAACAATATTACCGCAAGGGACGACTCCTTGCAGGCTATCGAGCGTTCTATTAAG GAACTTGAACGCGATGTGAAAGAGCGAGATGAAACTCAGAATGGTAACCTGATTGAAATCAAAAAACAAGTCCAGGCAAAGAACAACACCCTGCTTGAGATGATACGGAACATGACCAGATTAGAAGACCATTCGAAGGTTAAACTTGAAGAGCTAGAAGCTAACCTCAACAAGCTGCAAAATGAAACCGAATTAATCAAGAACTATAGTATTCCTAGCTCATGCAAGAGTATATCATCAAAACAAACTGGTTCTTATACCATCCATCTTGGGAATGGTCAATTTAAAACGGTATATTGTGAGCAGGTCGCATTCGACGGCGGCTGGATCGTATTCCAGTATCGCTTCAACGGGAAAGTTGATTTCTACCGAACCTGGGATGAGTATCGCGATGGCTTTGGAACTCTCGACGGGGAGTTTTGGTTAGGTTTGAAGTATCTTCACCAGCTAACCTCAACCCGGAAGCACGAGCTTATGGTGGAAGTGAAAGACTATGACGGAAACTACGGCTATGCAAAGTATGATCACTTCGAGATTGGCAGTGAAGCGGAAAAGTTCGTCCTGAAGATTGGAAATTACATTGGAACGGCTGGAGATTCAATGGCTTCGAATCAGGGCATGAAGTTCACTACTAAGGATAGCGATAATGAT AGCAGCCTCTCGGCGTTCCAGAAGAAGTCCTCGTCGAACGAGGATCCCCCTGAAATGGGTCAACCGACGCACCAACCTCCGTGCTGA